A DNA window from Suncus etruscus isolate mSunEtr1 chromosome 8, mSunEtr1.pri.cur, whole genome shotgun sequence contains the following coding sequences:
- the KCNJ5 gene encoding G protein-activated inward rectifier potassium channel 4, translating to MTGGDSRAAANQDMEIGAERPSDTKKVPKQAREDASLATDRMRLLADGKRPRQRYVEKSGKCNVHHGNVQETYRYLSDLFTTLVDLKWRFSLLVFTLVYTVTWLFFGFLWWLIAYLRGDLEHVGDQKWLPCVENLSGFVSAFLFSIETETTIGYGFRVITEHCPEGIALLLLQAILGSIVNAFMVGCMFVKISQPKKRAETLVFSSHAVISLRDGQLCLMFRVGDLRSSHIVEASIRAKLIKSRHTAEGEFIPLHQTDINVGFDTGDDRLFLVSPLTISHEINDKSPFWEMSQAQLHQEEFEVVVILEGMVEATGMTCQARSSYMDTEVLWGRRFTPVLTLEKGFYEVDYTTFHDTYETSTPSCCAKDLAKMRQEGSFFQNLPSPPPVSGCAETELNRETEQDEVKGSPKAQYEASLSCEHCPWASVAQTGQGQGGLESS from the exons ATGACCGGTGGTGACTCCAGGGCTGCTGCCAACCAGGACATGGAGATTGGGGCCGAGCGCCCCTCAGACACCAAGAAGGTACCCAAGCAGGCCCGAGAGGATGCCTCCCTGGCCACGGACCGCATGCGCCTGCTGGCCGACGGCAAGAGGCCAAGGCAGCGCTACGTGGAGAAAAGTGGCAAATGCAACGTACAccatggcaatgttcaggagaccTATCGCTACCTGAGCGACCTTTTCACCACTCTGGTGGACCTCAAGTGGCGCTTCAGCCTGCTGGTCTTCACGCTGGTCTACACAGTCACCTGGCTCTTCTTCGGTTTCCTTTGGTGGCTCATCGCCTACCTGAGGGGTGACCTGGAGCATGTGGGCGACCAGAAGTGGCTCCCCTGCGTGGAGAACCTCAGCGGCTTCGTGTCCGCCTTCCTGTTCTCCATCGAGACCGAGACCACCATCGGTTACGGCTTCAGGGTGATCACAGAGCACTGTCCCGAGGGTATTGCATTGCTGCTGCTGCAGGCCATTCTGGGTTCCATCGTCAACGCCTTCATGGTGGGCTGCATGTTTGTGAAGATCAGCCAACCCAAGAAGCGTGCCGAGACGCTGGTGTTCTCCAGCCACGCTGTCATCTCCCTGCGGGATGGCCAGCTCTGCCTCATGTTCCGCGTGGGCGACCTGCGCTCCTCACACATAGTCGAGGCTTCCATCCGTGCAAAGCTCATCAAATCCCGGCACACGGCTGAGGGCGAGTTCATCCCCCTGCACCAGACCGACATCAACGTGGGCTTCGACACTGGAGATGACCGGCTCTTCCTGGTGTCTCCGCTCACTATCTCCCACGAGATCAATGACAAGAGTCCTTTCTGGGAGATGTCCCAGGCGCAGCTGCACCAGGAGGAGTTTGAGGTGGTGGTCATCCTGGAGGGCATGGTGGAGGCCACAG GCATGACTTGCCAAGCAAGAAGCTCCTACATGGACACTGAAGTGCTGTGGGGCCGCCGCTTCACACCAGTGCTCACCTTGGAAAAGGGCTTTTATGAGGTAGATTACACCACCTTCCACGACACCTACGAGACCAGCACCCCCAGCTGCTGCGCCAAGGATCTGGCCAAGATGAGGCAGGAGGGCAGCTTCTTCCAGAACCTCCCCAGCCCCCCTCCAGTCTCGGGCTGTGCTGAGACTGAGCTGAACAGAGAGACTGAGCAGGATGAAGTCAAGGGGAGCCCCAAGGCTCAGTATGAGGCCTCCCTGTCCTGTGAGCACTGTCCTTGGGCTTCTGTGGCACAGACAGGACAGGGCCAGGGTGGGTTGGAAAGTAGCTAA